One window of the Solanum stenotomum isolate F172 chromosome 11, ASM1918654v1, whole genome shotgun sequence genome contains the following:
- the LOC125844302 gene encoding BTB/POZ domain-containing protein At2g13690, with amino-acid sequence MHDPTRLKSQPHHHNRRREPPSHHRRAWCCSFTVPPHSPENPAVVPAQNPKKTQSFLKPEVPTKSSSNSLSSFPNSPQNPSRLTRIDPRRILSPGRVSPIDSIDETLNPTGPVSFPEIPKSPTPVDCEQQASGGVGVGVRDDCSLGIFDVRLNLKGKNGGGLVLELSSEVLSTNSSVFADLIADYRKNSRGLCRIEVPDVENLGVFRDTIELMFEDDIPRKLLRVGAYRAIDVLEVSAGIKFNRSVLSCLKYLEAVPWTEEEEEKLRRLFNKMKFDHETARDISARLYALDMTDSQQTLSKQLVWSVTTCVDANSRNELKSLVKGLLCKSSVYEKDCSDLNKVDIFAICLSCISSLVSLLEEATATSPSVKLAKKEDRTLIDRISKQVDNIIWLLEILLDHQMAEDLVDIWTKQSQLLAMHKCASPLVRYELSRVTAMLFIAMGTGKMHCRSEARSGLLQTWFRPMLLDFGWLQRCKKGLDMKALEEAMGQALLTLPLKEQYILFMDWFKCFSKHGTECPNLSKSFQIWWRRSFLRGSETHASESR; translated from the exons ATGCACGACCCAACGCGCCTGAAATCTCAACCTCACCACCACAATCGCCGCCGTGAACCGCCGTCACATCATCGCCGGGCTTGGTGTTGCTCATTTACTGTGCCACCACACAGTCCGGAGAACCCAGCTGTAGTTCCGGCTCAAAATCCCAAGAAGACCCAATCTTTTCTAAAACCGGAAGTACCCACGAAGTCTTCTTCCAATTCCTTATCTTCTTTCCCTAATTCTCCTCAAAACCCCTCCAGACTGACCCGAATTGACCCACGTCGGATCCTCTCACCGGGTCGGGTCTCTCCGATTGATTCTATCGACGAAACCCTAAACCCGACCGGCCCGGTTAGTTTCCCTGAGATACCCAAGTCGCCGACTCCGGTTGATTGTGAGCAGCAAGCTAGTGGTGGGGTTGGGGTTGGGGTTAGGGATGATTGTAGTTTGGGGATCTTTGATGTGAGGTTGAATCTGAAGGGAAAGAATGGTGGTGGTTTAGTGTTGGAGCTTAGCTCTGAGGTTCTTAGTACCAATAGTTCTGTTTTTGCTGATTTGATTGCTGACTATCGGAAAAATTCGAGGGGTTTGTGTAGGATAGAGGTGCCTGATGTGGAGAATTTAGGTGTTTTTCGCGATACAATTGAGCTTATGTTTGAGGATGATATTCCTCGGAAACTTCTCAGGGTCGGTGCTTATCGCGCCATTGATGTTCTCGAG GTATCAGCTGGAATCAAATTCAACCGGAGTGTTTTATCGTGTTTGAAGTACCTTGAAGCTGTTCCTTGGActgaggaagaggaagagaaatTGAGAAGATTGTTTAATAAAATGAAGTTTGATCATGAAACAGCTAGAGACATTTCGGCCAGACTCTATGCTCTAGATATGACAGATTCCCAACAGACTTTGTCTAAGCAGCTTGTTTGGTCTGTGACCACCTGCGTTGATGCCAATTCAAGAAACGAGCTAAAATCCTTAGTCAAGGGTCTCCTGTGCAAAAGCTCAGTCTATGAAAAGGACTGCTCTGATCTGAACAAGGTGGATATATTTGCAATATGCCTATCTTGTATAAGTTCACTTGTTAGTTTGCTTGAGGAGGCAACTGCTACGAGTCCATCTGTAAAATTGGCTAAGAAAGAAGACCGGACCCTGATTGACCGCATATCTAAGCAGGTTGACAACATCATATGGCTGCTTGAAATTTTGCTCGATCACCAGATGGCGGAGGACTTGGTGGATATATGGACCAAACAAAGTCAGTTGCTTGCAATGCATAAATGCGCATCTCCATTGGTCAGATACGAGCTTAGCCGGGTGACAGCTATGCTATTCATAGCAATGGGCACTGGGAAAATGCATTGCCGCTCTGAAGCAAGGTCGGGGCTTCTTCAGACATGGTTTAGACCGATGCTATTGGACTTTGGATGGTTACAGAGATGTAAAAAAGGCCTAGACATGAAGGCACTGGAGGAAGCGATGGGTCAAGCACTCCTTACTCTTCCTTTGAAGGAACAATATATTCTGTTTATGGATTGGTTCAAGTGTTTCTCAAAGCATGGTACTGAATGCCCTAACCTTAGCAAATCATTCCAGATATGGTGGCGACGATCGTTCTTGAGAGGCTCTGAAACTCATGCTAGTGAATCTAGGTAG
- the LOC125845514 gene encoding pentatricopeptide repeat-containing protein At1g20230, whose product MNARQAQTLRVFDSLTPNTILSLISRSTSLSQTQQVHAHILKTGHSNDTHFTNKLLSLYANFNCFANAESLLHSLPNPNIFSFKSLIHASSKSNLFSYTLVLFSRLLSTCILPDVHVLPSAIKACAGLSASEVGKQVHGYGLTTGLALDSFVEASLVHMYVKCDQLKCARKVFVKMREPDVVSWSALTGGYAKKGDVVNAKMVFDEGGKLGIEPNLVSWNGMIAGFNQSGCYSEAVLMFQRMNSDGFRSDGTSISSVLPAISDLEDLKMGVQVHSHVIKMGFESDNCIISALIDMYGKCRCTSEMSRVFEGAEEIDLGGFNALVAGLSRNGLVDEAFKVFKKFKLKVKELNVVSWTSMISSCSQHGKDLEALEIFREMQLARVRPNSVTISCLLPACGNIAALVHGKATHCFSLRNWFSDDVYVSSALIDMYANCGRIQLARIIFDRMPVRNLVCWNAMTSGYAMHGKAKEAIEIFDLMQRSGQKPDFISFTSVLSACSQAGLTEQGQHYFDSMSRIHGLEARVEHYACMVSLLGRTGKLKEAYDLISTMPIEPDACVWGALLSSCRTHRNMSLGEIAANKLFELEPKNPGNYILLSNIYASNNRWNEVDNVRDMMKHVGLSKNPGCSWIEIKNKVHMLLAGDDLHPQMPQIMEKLRKFSMDMKNSGVSHDTEFVLQDVEEQDKELILCGHSEKLAVVLGILNTNPGTPLRVIKNLRICGDCHTFIKFISSFEGREIYVRDANRYHHFNEGVCSCGDYW is encoded by the coding sequence ATGAATGCAAGACAAGCTCAAACTCTGCGTGTATTCGATAGCCTTACGCCCAACACCATTTTAAGTCTCATTTCAAGATCAACATCGCTCTCTCAAACGCAGCAAGTTCATGCTCATATCCTCAAAACTGGCCATTCCAATGATACCCATTTCACCAACAAGCTCCTTTCCCTCTACGCCAACTTCAACTGCTTTGCTAATGCAGAATCTCTTCTTCACTCGCTTCCCAACCCCAATATCTTCTCTTTCAAATCTCTCATTCACGCTTCTTCAAAATCTAATCTTTTTAGTTACACCCTTGTTTTATTTTCTCGGTTACTATCAACGTGTATTTTACCTGATGTACATGTACTTCCTAGTGCTATTAAAGCGTGTGCTGGGTTATCGGCGTCGGAAGTTGGGAAACAAGTTCATGGGTATGGTTTAACAACTGGATTGGCGTTGGATTCTTTTGTTGAAGCTTCCTTAGTTCATATGTATGTGAAATGTGATCAGTTGAAATGTGCACGTAAGGTGTTTGTTAAAATGCGTGAGCCGGATGTGGTGTCGTGGAGTGCTTTAACTGGTGGTTATGCGAAGAAAGGGGATGTTGTTAATGCTAAAATGGTGTTTGATGAAGGTGGGAAATTGGGTATTGAGCCGAATCTTGTTTCGTGGAATGGGATGATTGCGGGGTTTAATCAGAGTGGATGTTATTCGGAGGCAGTTTTGATGTTTCAGAGGATGAATTCGGACGGGTTTAGGAGTGATGGGACGAGTATATCGAGTGTTCTTCCTGCAATTAGTGATTTGGAGGATCTCAAGATGGGTGTTCAAGTTCATAGTCATGTGATTAAAATGGGTTTTGAGTCTGATAACTGTATTATCAGCGCGTTAATTGATATGTATGGGAAGTGTAGGTGTACTTCGGAGATGTCACGAGTGTTTGAAGGGGCGGAGGAAATAGATTTGGGTGGTTTTAATGCTTTGGTTGCTGGGCTATCGCGGAATGGTCTTGTTGATGAGgcttttaaagttttcaaaaagtttAAGCTCAAAGTGAAGGAATTGAATGTGGTCTCGTGGACTTCGATGATTTCTTCCTGCTCACAACATGGCAAAGATCTTGAAGCGCTAGAGATTTTTAGAGAAATGCAGTTGGCTAGGGTGAGGCCTAACTCTGTAACTATTTCTTGTTTGCTTCCCGCTTGTGGCAATATTGCAGCACTAGTACATGGAAAGGCAACACATTGCTTCTCTTTGAGAAATTGGTTTTCAGATGATGTCTATGTCAGTAGTGCATTAATTGATATGTATGCCAATTGTGGAAGGATTCAGTTGGCTCGCATCATTTTTGACAGGATGCCAGTACGTAATTTGGTTTGTTGGAATGCAATGACCAGTGGATACGCGATGCATGGAAAGGCTAAGGAAGCTATTGAAATCTTTGACTTAATGCAAAGAAGTGGGCAGAAACCTGACTTCATTAGTTTCACGAGCGTTTTATCTGCTTGCAGTCAAGCAGGCCTTACAGAACAAGGGCAACATTACTTCGATTCTATGTCTAGAATTCATGGACTTGAGGCCAGAGTGGAGCACTATGCTTGTATGGTCAGCCTTCTTGGTCGCACAGGAAAGCTTAAAGAAGCCTATGATTTGATTTCCACAATGCCAATTGAACCAGATGCATGTGTCTGGGGTGCTTTACTGAGTTCTTGTAGAACACATCGTAATATGAGTTTGGGTGAGATTGCTGCTAATAAACTATTTGAACTTGAACCCAAGAATCCTGGAAACTACATTTTACTATCCAATATTTATGCTTCTAACAACAGATGGAATGAAGTAGACAACGTAAGGGACATGATGAAACATGTGGGCTTGAGTAAAAATCCTGGATGTAGTTGGattgaaattaaaaacaaaGTGCACATGCTATTAGCAGGAGATGATTTACATCCTCAGATGCCACAGATTATGGAAAAGTTGCGAAAATTTAGCATGGACATGAAGAATTCAGGTGTTTCACATGATACAGAATTTGTTTTGCAAGATGTTGAAGAACAGGACAAGGAGTTGATCTTGTGTGGGCATAGTGAGAAGTTGGCTGTAGTTTTAGGAATTTTGAACACTAACCCAGGGACTCCTCTAAGAGTCATTAAGAACCTTAGAATTTGTGGGGACTGCCATACCTTTATCAAATTCATCTCCAGCTTTGAAGGGAGAGAAATTTATGTTAGAGACGCAAACCGTTATCATCATTTCAATGAAGGTGTCTGCTCATGTGGAGATTATTGGTGA
- the LOC125845456 gene encoding pentatricopeptide repeat-containing protein At3g24000, mitochondrial translates to MTKAIHVKNCATNPSIFNSIISIARQFFSTTCAVSGLESEPEGVRKLFGSPIGVLQDKDLLKKAPNGELLVLYLIDNGAMDADASLYNQLLKKCTEWKRLKEGRVVHEHFLRSRFSHYTVPNNTLINMYAKCESMGDARKVFDEMPKRDMVSWTALITGYSQNEDAKEGLVLFTEMLRFGFMPNQFTFGSVLKAAGALESGGTGRQLHGGCVKCGYEENVYVGSALVDMYTRCGLMDEGKIVFDKLSCKNEVSWNGLIAGHARKGEGEIALKLFCEMKRGGFQPTHFTFSSVYAACANIGALEPGKWVHVHMIKSGLELIAFIGNTLLDMYAKSGSIDDARKVFDRLVKKDVVSWNSMLTAYAQHGLGKETVECFEEMRRIGPEPNEVTFLCALTACSHAGLLDNGMHYFELMKKFKIEPNISHYVTIVDLLGRSGQLDRAEKFINEMPIEPTAAVWKALLGACRMHKNLELGVYAAERVFELDPHDSGPHILLSNIYASAGRRSDAARVRKMMNQSGVKKEPACSWVEIENAVHMFVANDDAHPQREEIRNMWENITDKIKEIGYVPDTSHVLWFMDQQEREERLQYHSERLALAFALLNSPPGSPIRIKKNIRVCGDCHTAFKFVSKVVDREIILRDTNRFHHFRNGSCSCGDYW, encoded by the coding sequence ATGACAAAGGCTATACACGTGAAAAATTGCGCGACAAATCCATCAATTTTCAATTCAATCATCTCCATAGCTCGGCAATTTTTCTCTACAACATGTGCAGTATCAGGCTTAGAATCAGAACCAGAAGGAGTACGCAAACTATTTGGTTCACCTATTGGTGTTTTACAAGATAAAGATCTTCTCAAGAAGGCTCCAAATGGGGAGCTTTTAGTACTATATCTTATTGATAATGGGGCAATGGACGCAGATGCTAGTTTATACAATCAGCTTCTGAAGAAATGTACGGAATGGAAGCGACTGAAAGAAGGCAGAGTGGTTCATGAACACTTCTTGAGGTCGAGGTTTAGTCATTATACTGTTCCGAATAACACGTTGATTAATATGTATGCGAAGTGTGAGAGTATGGGTGATGCTCGCAaggtgtttgatgaaatgcctAAAAGAGATATGGTTTCTTGGACTGCGTTGATTACTGGGTATTCGCAGAATGAGGATGCTAAGGAGGGGTTGGTTTTGTTTACTGAGATGTTGAGGTTTGGGTTTATGCCGAATCAGTTTACGTTTGGGAGTGTTCTCAAGGCTGCTGGAGCGTTGGAGAGTGGCGGTACGGGTAGGCAATTACATGGGGGATGTGTGAAGTGTGGATATGAAGAGAATGTTTATGTTGGGAGTGCTCTTGTGGATATGTATACAAGGTGTGGACTAATGGATGAAGGGAAGATTGTGTTTGACAAGTTAAGTTGCAAGAATGAGGTTTCGTGGAATGGTTTGATTGCTGGGCATGCGAGGAAAGGTGAAGGAGAAATTGCTCTGAAGCTTTTCTGTGAGATGAAAAGAGGCGGTTTTCAGCCGACCCACTTTACATTTTCTAGTGTTTATGCAGCCTGTGCAAACATTGGAGCTCTAGAGCCCGGGAAATGGGTGCATGTTCATATGATCAAATCAGGGTTGGAACTTATTGCTTTTATTGGTAATACTCTGCTTGATATGTATGCTAAGTCTGGTAGCATTGATGATGCCCGAAAGGTTTTTGATCGGTTAGTGAAAAAGGATGTGGTCTCTTGGAACTCGATGCTTACCGCCTATGCTCAGCATGGACTTGGAAAAGAAACCGTAGAGTGCTTTGAGGAAATGCGTAGAATAGGACCTGAACCTAATGAAGTGACTTTTCTTTGTGCTCTTACAGCTTGCAGTCATGCTGGGCTTCTAGACAATGGAATGCATTATTTtgaattgatgaagaaatttaaaatagaaCCTAATATTTCACATTATGTGACCATTGTTGATCTACTTGGTCGATCAGGTCAACTTGACCGTGCTGAAAAGTTCATTAATGAAATGCCAATTGAACCAACTGCAGCCGTTTGGAAAGCTTTGCTTGGAGCTTGTAGGATGCATAAAAATTTGGAGTTGGGTGTTTATGCAGCTGAACGTGTGTTTGAACTTGATCCACATGATTCAGGGCCACATATTTTGCTGTCCAACATCTATGCCTCTGCTGGTAGGAGAAGTGATGCTGCAAGAGTTAGAAAAATGATGAACCAGAGTGGAGTTAAGAAAGAACCTGCTTGTAGTTGGGTGGAGATTGAGAATGCTGTTCATATGTTTGTAGCAAATGACGATGCCCATCCACAGAGAGAGGAGATCCGTAACATGTGGGAGAACATAACTGATAAAATTAAGGAAATTGGCTATGTTCCAGACACTAGCCACGTGCTTTGGTTTATGGATCAGCAGGAGAGGGAAGAGAGATTGCAATACCATAGTGAACGACTTGCTTTAGCATTTGCACTTCTCAATTCTCCACCTGGGTCCCCAATCCGCATTAAGAAGAATATCAGAGTTTGTGGTGATTGCCATACTGCATTTAAGTTTGTTTCAAAGGTGGTAGACAGGGAAATCATCTTGAGAGACACAAATCGGTTCCATCATTTTCGCAATGGTTCTTGTTCCTGTGGAGACTACTGGTAG